Proteins from a single region of Pseudomonas sp. 10S4:
- a CDS encoding MFS transporter, with product MDTMTENDYLIAWGLYAFAALGCLLVWMRLTRWMWRYLREPLRLLVAVLLFSPTIIDPVKEKVAPAIAITALDLAFKVGNNAWRAISDLFMYGMIAFGLYLIFVLIRWPIERASNARKEQAAAAKAAIKAEERDNDQPFGVAGDDRYGRPPVPNNPQRSRIEPRL from the coding sequence ATGGACACCATGACCGAGAACGACTATCTGATCGCTTGGGGCCTCTACGCCTTTGCCGCTTTAGGCTGCCTGTTGGTGTGGATGCGCTTGACCCGCTGGATGTGGCGCTACCTGCGCGAGCCACTGCGGCTGCTCGTGGCGGTGTTGCTGTTCAGCCCGACCATCATCGACCCGGTGAAGGAAAAAGTTGCCCCGGCCATCGCCATTACCGCCCTGGACCTGGCGTTCAAGGTGGGTAACAACGCCTGGCGGGCAATTTCCGATCTGTTCATGTACGGCATGATCGCGTTTGGCCTGTACCTGATTTTCGTACTGATCCGCTGGCCGATCGAGCGCGCGTCCAACGCCCGCAAAGAACAGGCTGCTGCGGCGAAGGCGGCGATCAAGGCTGAGGAACGCGATAACGATCAACCGTTCGGCGTTGCCGGCGATGATCGCTACGGCCGTCCACCGGTCCCGAACAACCCCCAGCGTTCGCGCATCGAACCGCGTTTGTAA
- a CDS encoding efflux RND transporter permease subunit, translating to MLGLVKTALLKPYTFIVLAIFICIIGPMAALRTPTDVFPDIGIPVIAVVWQYNGLAPQDMAGRVIYTYERSLSTTVNDIEHIESQSLPGMGIVKIFFQPGVDIRTANAQVTAVSQTVLKQMPPGITPPLILNYSASTVPILQMAFSSPTLSEAKIRDLVQNNIRLPLTSVPGLAIPTPMGGKQRQITLDLDPQALAAKGLSAQDVGNALAAQNQIIPVGTAKLGPNEYTVLLNNSPKAIDELNDLPIKTVDGALITIGQVAHVRDGSPPQTNIVRVDGRRAVLMPALKNGNISTLSIIDGIRQMLPRINETLPPSLKTSLLGDASVFVKQSVGSVAKEGIIAALLTSAMILLFLGSWRSTLIIAASIPLAVLSAIALLAASGQTLNVMTLGGLALAVGILVDDATVTIENINWHLEQGKAVNTAILDGAKQIVGPAFVSLLCICIVFVPMFLLQGIAGYLFRPMALAVIFAMASSFILSRTLVPTLAMFLLKPHVPEQGPGHHPEDEFINHHEGEQQRKPHHPLLQRVLNFQQGFERHFSNLRDRYFGLLELALEYRKRFLLGFLACVLASFALLPSLGQDFFPATDAGALSLHVRLPLGTRIEESAAAFDRIEARIREIIPAEQLDTIVDNIGIPLSGIDMAYSNSGTIGPQDGDIQVSLKADHSPTADYVKRLREALPESFPGSHFAFLPADISSQILNFGAPAPLDVKISGPNGDENRAYAVELERRLQHVAGIADLRIQQSTGYPSLQVNVDRLRANGLGITERDVTNSMVASLAGSSQTAPTFWLNPANGVSYGVVAATPQYRLDSLPSLEALPVTGSDGQSQILGGLASISRVQSPAVVSHYNIMPTLDLYANVQGRDLGGVAKDIQKVLDDTASMRPKGAVISLHGQIDALHEAFSGLSFGLLGAVVLIYLLIVVNFQSWVDPFVIITALPAALAGIVWMLFLSGTSLSVPALTGAILCMGVATANSILVVSFCRERLAEHGDALKAALEGGYTRFRPVCMTALAMIIGMLPLALSEEQNAPLGRAVIGGLILATTATLLFVPVVFSLVHGRQSRALAEEKLDGESSHVA from the coding sequence ATGCTCGGGCTGGTAAAGACTGCACTGCTCAAGCCCTACACGTTTATCGTGCTGGCAATTTTCATCTGCATCATTGGGCCCATGGCGGCCCTGCGCACACCCACCGATGTGTTTCCCGACATCGGCATTCCAGTGATCGCAGTGGTTTGGCAGTACAACGGCCTCGCGCCGCAAGACATGGCCGGGCGGGTGATCTACACCTATGAGCGTTCGCTGAGCACCACGGTCAACGACATCGAACACATCGAGTCGCAATCGCTTCCGGGCATGGGCATCGTCAAGATTTTCTTCCAGCCGGGCGTCGACATTCGTACCGCCAACGCCCAGGTCACGGCGGTGTCGCAGACTGTGCTGAAACAGATGCCGCCTGGCATCACCCCGCCGCTGATCCTCAACTACAGCGCCTCGACCGTGCCGATTCTGCAGATGGCGTTTTCCAGCCCGACGCTGTCGGAAGCGAAGATCCGCGACCTGGTGCAGAACAACATCCGCCTGCCGTTGACCTCGGTACCGGGCCTGGCGATCCCGACGCCAATGGGCGGCAAGCAGCGCCAGATCACCCTCGACCTCGACCCGCAAGCGCTGGCTGCCAAAGGCCTGTCGGCCCAAGACGTGGGCAATGCGTTGGCGGCGCAAAACCAGATCATTCCAGTGGGTACCGCCAAACTCGGACCCAACGAATACACGGTGCTGTTGAACAACAGCCCGAAAGCCATCGACGAGCTCAACGACCTGCCGATCAAAACCGTCGACGGCGCGTTGATCACTATCGGCCAGGTCGCCCACGTGCGTGACGGCTCGCCGCCGCAGACCAATATCGTGCGGGTCGACGGTCGCCGCGCGGTGCTGATGCCGGCGTTGAAGAACGGCAATATCTCCACGCTGTCGATCATCGACGGCATTCGCCAGATGCTGCCGCGCATCAATGAAACCTTGCCGCCGTCGCTGAAGACTTCGCTGCTGGGCGACGCTTCGGTGTTCGTCAAACAGTCGGTCGGCAGTGTGGCCAAGGAAGGCATCATCGCCGCGTTGCTGACCAGCGCGATGATCCTGCTGTTCCTCGGCAGCTGGCGTTCGACCCTGATCATCGCCGCCTCGATTCCGTTGGCCGTGTTGTCGGCCATCGCCCTGCTCGCCGCCAGCGGCCAGACCCTGAACGTCATGACCCTCGGCGGGCTGGCGTTGGCGGTGGGGATTCTGGTGGACGATGCGACGGTGACCATCGAGAACATCAACTGGCACCTGGAGCAAGGCAAAGCGGTGAACACCGCGATCCTTGACGGCGCGAAACAGATCGTCGGCCCGGCCTTCGTCTCACTGCTGTGCATCTGCATCGTGTTCGTGCCGATGTTCCTGTTGCAGGGTATCGCCGGTTACCTGTTCCGGCCGATGGCGCTGGCGGTGATCTTCGCCATGGCCAGCTCCTTCATCCTGTCGCGGACACTGGTGCCGACCCTGGCGATGTTTCTGCTCAAACCCCACGTGCCCGAGCAAGGTCCGGGGCATCACCCGGAAGATGAATTCATCAACCATCACGAGGGCGAGCAGCAACGCAAACCGCACCATCCGTTGCTGCAACGGGTGCTGAATTTCCAGCAGGGTTTCGAACGGCATTTCTCCAACCTGCGGGACCGCTACTTCGGCCTGCTGGAGCTGGCGCTGGAATACCGCAAGCGCTTCCTGCTGGGCTTCCTTGCCTGTGTGCTGGCGTCGTTTGCACTGCTGCCGAGCCTCGGCCAGGACTTTTTCCCGGCCACCGACGCCGGCGCATTGTCGCTGCATGTGCGCTTGCCGCTCGGCACGCGGATCGAGGAAAGCGCGGCGGCGTTCGACCGTATCGAAGCACGAATTCGCGAGATCATTCCGGCCGAACAACTGGACACCATCGTCGACAACATCGGCATCCCGCTGAGCGGCATCGACATGGCGTACAGCAACAGCGGCACCATCGGCCCGCAGGACGGTGACATTCAAGTCAGCCTCAAAGCCGACCACAGCCCCACCGCCGATTACGTGAAACGCTTGCGCGAAGCCTTGCCGGAAAGTTTTCCTGGCAGCCACTTTGCCTTTCTTCCAGCGGACATCAGCAGCCAGATCCTCAACTTCGGCGCACCGGCACCGCTGGACGTGAAAATTTCCGGGCCCAATGGCGATGAAAACCGCGCCTACGCCGTCGAGCTGGAACGACGCCTGCAACACGTGGCCGGGATTGCCGACCTGCGAATCCAGCAGTCCACCGGTTATCCGTCGCTGCAGGTCAACGTCGATCGTCTACGGGCCAATGGCCTGGGCATCACCGAGCGTGACGTGACTAACAGTATGGTCGCGTCCCTGGCCGGTAGTTCGCAAACCGCACCGACCTTCTGGCTCAACCCGGCCAACGGCGTGTCTTACGGCGTGGTCGCGGCCACGCCGCAATATCGCCTCGACAGCCTGCCGTCGCTGGAAGCTTTGCCGGTCACCGGTAGCGACGGGCAATCGCAGATCCTTGGTGGTCTGGCGAGTATTTCCCGAGTCCAGAGCCCGGCGGTGGTCAGCCACTACAACATCATGCCGACCCTGGATTTGTACGCCAACGTGCAGGGTCGCGACCTCGGCGGCGTGGCCAAGGACATTCAAAAAGTCCTCGATGACACCGCCTCGATGCGGCCCAAAGGCGCGGTGATCAGCCTGCACGGGCAGATCGACGCGTTGCACGAAGCCTTCAGCGGTTTGAGCTTCGGCCTGCTCGGTGCGGTGGTGCTGATCTACTTGCTGATCGTGGTCAACTTCCAGTCCTGGGTCGATCCGTTCGTAATCATCACCGCCCTGCCCGCCGCGCTTGCCGGGATTGTCTGGATGCTGTTTCTCAGTGGCACCTCACTGTCGGTGCCGGCCCTGACCGGGGCCATCCTCTGCATGGGCGTGGCCACGGCCAACTCGATTCTGGTGGTGAGTTTCTGCCGTGAACGCCTGGCGGAACACGGCGATGCCCTGAAGGCTGCGCTCGAAGGCGGCTACACACGTTTCCGCCCGGTGTGCATGACCGCCCTGGCGATGATCATCGGCATGTTGCCGCTGGCCTTGTCCGAAGAACAGAACGCGCCGTTGGGCCGTGCTGTGATCGGCGGCCTGATCCTCGCCACCACCGCCACTCTGCTGTTCGTCCCGGTGGTGTTCAGCCTGGTCCACGGACGCCAATCTCGCGCTCTAGCGGAAGAAAAACTTGATGGAGAAAGCTCTCATGTCGCCTGA
- a CDS encoding response regulator transcription factor, with product MPRILTIEDDAVTATEIVAELQSHGFEVDWVSNGREGLVSAVSGNYDLITLDRMLPELDGLAIVTTLRAIGVATPILMISALSDVDERVRGLRAGGDDYLAKPFATDEMAARVEVLLRRKSPVRATETTLHVADLELDLISHQATRADQPLNLLPTEYKLLEFMMRNPGQILSRMMIFEEVWGYHFDPGTNLIDVHIGRLRKKVDPSGMTPLIRTMRGSGYVIAEPL from the coding sequence ATGCCCCGTATTTTGACCATCGAAGACGATGCCGTGACGGCTACGGAAATCGTCGCCGAGTTGCAAAGCCACGGTTTTGAAGTGGACTGGGTGAGCAACGGCCGCGAAGGGCTGGTGAGCGCGGTCAGTGGCAATTACGACTTGATCACCCTCGACCGCATGCTCCCCGAGCTCGATGGCCTGGCCATTGTCACCACGCTGCGCGCCATTGGGGTGGCGACGCCGATCCTGATGATCAGCGCCCTCTCCGACGTCGATGAACGCGTGCGTGGCCTGCGTGCCGGTGGCGATGATTACCTGGCCAAGCCGTTCGCCACCGACGAGATGGCGGCGCGCGTCGAGGTGCTGCTGCGGCGCAAAAGTCCGGTCCGGGCCACCGAAACCACCCTGCACGTCGCCGATCTGGAACTCGACCTGATCAGCCACCAGGCCACGCGTGCCGATCAGCCGCTGAACTTGCTGCCCACCGAGTACAAACTGCTGGAATTCATGATGCGCAATCCGGGGCAGATTCTGTCGCGGATGATGATCTTCGAAGAGGTCTGGGGTTATCACTTCGACCCCGGCACCAACCTCATCGATGTACACATCGGCCGGCTGCGCAAAAAAGTCGACCCGTCCGGCATGACACCGTTGATCCGCACCATGCGCGGCTCGGGGTATGTGATTGCTGAACCGCTCTAA
- a CDS encoding spermidine synthase, translating to MKRFVLLDTAPIPENGGALCLFEYGEDFVIKIQGGDGGQLMNTRMHGSEDALAEIPCRKVAGRPNSRVLIGGLGMGFTLASALKHLGKTAEVVVAELVPGVVEWNRGPLGEKAGNPLLDPRTVIRMEDVAKVLQAEPQGFDAIMLDVDNGPEGLTQRANSWLYSAGGLSACAKALRPKGVLAVWSASADKQFSDKLKKAGFKAEEVQVFAHGNKGTRHTIWIAEKLKG from the coding sequence ATGAAACGTTTCGTTCTGCTCGACACCGCCCCTATCCCTGAAAACGGCGGTGCCCTGTGCCTGTTCGAATACGGTGAAGATTTCGTCATCAAGATCCAGGGTGGCGACGGCGGGCAGTTGATGAACACCCGCATGCACGGCTCCGAAGACGCCCTGGCCGAGATCCCGTGCCGCAAGGTTGCCGGCCGCCCGAACTCACGCGTTTTGATCGGTGGCCTGGGCATGGGCTTCACTCTCGCCTCGGCCCTCAAGCATTTGGGCAAGACCGCTGAGGTGGTGGTCGCCGAACTGGTACCGGGCGTGGTCGAGTGGAATCGTGGGCCGCTGGGCGAAAAGGCCGGCAACCCGCTGCTCGACCCGCGCACCGTGATCCGCATGGAAGACGTCGCCAAGGTGCTGCAAGCCGAACCGCAGGGTTTCGATGCGATCATGCTCGACGTCGACAACGGCCCCGAAGGCCTGACCCAGCGCGCCAACAGCTGGCTCTACTCCGCCGGTGGCCTGAGCGCCTGCGCCAAAGCCCTGCGCCCCAAAGGCGTGCTGGCCGTCTGGTCGGCCAGTGCCGACAAGCAGTTTTCCGACAAGTTGAAGAAGGCCGGTTTCAAGGCCGAGGAAGTGCAAGTCTTCGCCCACGGCAACAAAGGCACGCGCCACACCATCTGGATTGCCGAGAAGCTCAAGGGCTGA
- a CDS encoding cyclic nucleotide-binding domain-containing protein translates to MSEPTLLNNEIRDWLMDCGLFDQLLPADFAAASGYFSISTIAQGKEIFHEGDAGSFMCIIHTGQVSVQKTNGDGQTVIMATLRSGRAFGEMAVLDGERRSASCVAASNCQLLNLGKDSLEKMLNDAPKIAAKIIRALAVSLSKRLRMADGQLLSQQV, encoded by the coding sequence ATGTCAGAACCGACCTTACTGAACAACGAAATTCGCGACTGGCTGATGGACTGCGGCCTGTTCGATCAACTGCTGCCAGCCGACTTCGCCGCCGCTTCCGGCTATTTCAGCATCAGCACCATCGCCCAGGGCAAAGAGATCTTCCACGAGGGCGATGCCGGCAGTTTCATGTGCATCATCCACACCGGCCAGGTGTCGGTGCAAAAGACCAACGGCGACGGGCAAACGGTGATCATGGCCACCCTGCGCAGCGGTCGGGCGTTCGGCGAGATGGCCGTGCTCGATGGCGAGCGGCGCTCGGCCAGTTGTGTCGCAGCGAGCAATTGTCAGTTGCTCAACCTGGGCAAGGACTCGCTGGAAAAAATGCTCAACGATGCGCCAAAGATCGCGGCGAAAATCATCCGCGCCCTCGCCGTCTCCCTTTCCAAACGCCTGCGCATGGCGGATGGGCAACTGCTGTCACAGCAAGTGTAA